In Vitis vinifera cultivar Pinot Noir 40024 chromosome 17, ASM3070453v1, one genomic interval encodes:
- the LOC100267948 gene encoding protein MIS12 homolog, with product MEGSESEAIFESLNLNPQLFINEVLNLVDDLLDGAFDFYQQEASNLLRTDGTDRSGDINKGIGYIRNMIQGVLDKRLEMWEKYCLRHCFAVPEGFLMPKASETPGDSSINKDVLSGLELDAQLDSLRDKLTVVAKESAELNRELQALERQSVLSNQCTGSVNEALQLYEQNKVHDMFQEMMRTASELRTKMEKMKTKRMEGIERVKTERIYNPDRDLSMRNRDKGLFNAELEDLQEFLANIKNILASILGLVHHLILLSLKSSSIIILVIF from the exons ATGGAAGGCAGCGAAAGCGAAGCCATTTTTGAATCTCTAAACCTCAATCCCCAGCTCTTCATCAATGAAGTCCTTAACCTAGTCGATGATTTGCTTGATGGAGCTTTTGATTTCTATCAACA GGAAGCATCGAATCTTTTGAGAACGGACGGAACCGATCGCTCTGGTGATATAAACAAG GGTATTGGTTATATTCGTAATATGATTCAAGGAGTTTTGGATAAGCGGCTGGAGATGTGGGAGAAGTATTGCCTAAGACACTGTTTTGCTGTTCCTGAGGGATTCTTGATGCCTAAAGCT AGTGAAACACCTGGTGACAGTTCAATTAACAAAGATGTGCTGTCTGGTCTCGAGCTGGATGCGCAGTTGGATTCATTGAGGGATAAACTTACAGTG GTTGCAAAGGAATCTGCTGAGCTGAACAGAGAGCTCCAAGCATTGGAAAGGCAGTCTGTCTTAAGCAATCAATGTACTGGGTCTGTTAATGAGGCATTGCAGTTATATGAACAAAACAAAGTGCATGACATGTTTCAGG AGATGATGAGAACTGCATCAGAACTTCGTACTAAAATGGAGAAGATGAAGACCAAGAGGATGGAAGGGATTGAACGTGTTAAAACAGAGAGGATATACAACCCAGACAGAGATTTGTCTATGAGGAATCGTGACAAAG GCCTATTCAATGCAGAGTTGGAAGATCTTCAAGAATTTTTAGCCAACATAAAGAACAT ACTGGCAAGCATCCTTGGCCTTGTCCACCATCTCATCCTTCTTAGCCTGAAGTCATCGAGTATAATAATCTTAGTTATATTTTGA
- the LOC100245628 gene encoding stress-induced protein KIN2: MANRSEDVSFQAGEAKGQAKAKKDEMVDKAKDACQSAKESCQEAGGQIKAKAQGAVDAVKDATGINKQS, encoded by the exons ATGGCCAACCGATCCGAAGATGTTTCCTTCCAAGCTGGTGAGGCCAAGGGCCAAGCCAAG GCTAAGAAGGATGAGATGGTGGACAAGGCCAAGGATGCTTGCCAGTCTGCAAAGGAATCATGCCAAGAG GCTGGTGGGCAGATTAAGGCCAAGGCCCAAGGTGCTGTTGACGCTGTCAAAGATGCAACTGGGATCAACAAACAAAGCTGA